In Papaver somniferum cultivar HN1 chromosome 1, ASM357369v1, whole genome shotgun sequence, a genomic segment contains:
- the LOC113335759 gene encoding cysteine-rich and transmembrane domain-containing protein WIH1-like: protein MAQAQAAYPPPRSYPAATVEGYPPPGAYAAPPPAGYPVAEYAGGQGQFQAPGATTNRSGQGFWEGCCSALCCCCVFEACF from the exons ATGGCTCAAGCTCAAG CTGCATATCCTCCTCCTCGATCCTACCCAGCAGCAACGGTGGAGGGATATCCACCTCCTGGTGCCTACGCTGCACCACCTCCAGCCGGATATCCAGTAGCTGAGTATGCCGGTGGTCAGGGACAATTTCAAGCTCCCGGAGCAACCACCAACAGATCAGGTCAAGGGTTCTGGGAAGGATG TTGTTCAGCCCTTTGCTGTTGTTGTGTGTTCGAGGCTTGCTTTTAA